One stretch of Streptomyces sp. R21 DNA includes these proteins:
- a CDS encoding IS110 family transposase, translated as MIDTSDIDVYLGLDVGKGEHHATALTPAGKKTFDKRLPNSEPKLREVFARLQVKHGTVLVIVDQVASIGALPLAVARDLGCHIAYLPGLTMRRIADLYPGEAKTDAKDAFIIADAARAMPHTLRSVDLDDETIAELQMIVGFDDDLTAEANRLSNRLRGLFTQIHPHLERVIGPRMQHPAVLRMLDQFGSPAQIRKAGRRRLITLIRPNAPRMADRLINDIFTALDEQTVVVPGTDAAALIVPSLANSLQAVLDQRKILAHRIEELLEAHPLSKVLTSMPGIGIRTGARILIDVGDGTAFPSAAHLAAYAGLAPATRSSGSSIRGEQPSRRGNKQLKRAFFLSAFAALADPASRTYYDKKIAQGKHHTQALLCLARRRADVLFAMLRDGTFYQPPTPTTP; from the coding sequence TCACCCCGGCCGGGAAGAAGACCTTCGACAAGCGGCTGCCCAACAGCGAACCCAAGCTCCGCGAGGTCTTCGCCAGGCTGCAGGTCAAACACGGCACCGTCCTCGTCATCGTCGACCAGGTGGCCTCGATCGGGGCCCTGCCGCTGGCCGTCGCCCGGGACCTGGGCTGCCACATCGCCTACCTGCCCGGCCTGACGATGCGGCGGATCGCCGACCTCTATCCCGGCGAGGCCAAGACCGACGCGAAAGACGCGTTCATCATCGCCGACGCGGCCCGGGCGATGCCGCACACGCTTCGCTCGGTCGACCTCGACGACGAAACCATCGCCGAACTCCAGATGATCGTCGGCTTCGACGACGACCTCACCGCCGAGGCGAATCGCCTCTCCAACCGGCTCCGCGGCCTGTTCACCCAGATCCACCCGCACCTGGAACGAGTCATCGGCCCGCGCATGCAGCACCCGGCCGTCCTCAGAATGCTGGACCAGTTCGGCTCGCCGGCCCAGATCCGCAAGGCCGGACGCCGACGACTCATCACTCTGATCCGCCCGAACGCGCCCCGCATGGCCGATCGTCTGATCAACGACATCTTCACCGCGCTCGACGAGCAGACCGTCGTCGTTCCGGGCACAGACGCGGCCGCACTGATCGTCCCCAGCCTCGCCAACTCACTCCAGGCGGTGCTCGACCAGCGCAAAATCCTCGCCCACCGGATCGAGGAACTACTGGAGGCCCACCCTCTTTCCAAGGTCCTGACGTCCATGCCCGGCATCGGCATCAGGACCGGAGCCCGTATCCTCATCGACGTCGGCGACGGCACCGCCTTCCCGTCCGCCGCCCACCTCGCCGCCTACGCCGGCCTCGCCCCCGCCACCCGCAGCTCCGGGTCCTCCATCCGCGGCGAACAGCCCTCCAGACGGGGAAACAAGCAGCTCAAACGGGCTTTCTTCCTCTCCGCGTTCGCCGCCCTGGCCGACCCCGCCTCCCGCACCTACTACGACAAGAAGATTGCCCAGGGAAAGCACCACACCCAGGCTCTCCTCTGCCTCGCCCGACGCCGAGCCGACGTGCTCTTCGCGATGCTCCGCGACG